Sequence from the Chromatiales bacterium genome:
GTCGCGCTGGGGGCTGATGCTCGACTACACGCATGCGAAGACGATCGCCGATCGTGATCGCGCGGTTTCCGTCAGCGGCACCCTCGACGGCGTGCCCGTGGCGGGCGAACTGGCGCCGAGCACCGTGTACGACAGGCTCGAGTTCACCAACGGCCTGAACACCATGACCCTGAACGCGATCTATCGCTTTCCGCTGAACAGCACCTGGACCCCGTACGTGGGCGCGGGCATCGGCGTCGCCGTGCCGCATGTCGAGGTGCGCAAGGTCGGCGGGGGCATCGACAAGTACGGCTACGAGATCGGCGGCATGGCCGCGCAGTTCATGGCCGGCATCGAGTACGAGATCAGCCCACGTTGGTCGCTGTTCGGCGAATACAAGGCGAACTGGAGCGACATCGATGTGGACCTGGGTGACGATGCCACGCTGCAGACGCAGATCATGACCCATCAGCTGCTGTTCGGCGCGTCGGTGAATTTTTGATCGGACCCCGATCGATCCATCCACGATCGCCCGGATAGCATAGAAAAACACCTGCGGTTGTTCATGTAGGGAAGCTCTGATCAATCCGTCCCGGATTGTCAGAGCAGCAAAAACGAAAAAGTGTGATTTTTCGTTTTCTTTCATTTCCAACGGCTTGCAGCCGTCGAAAATGGCGGCACATCCATGTGCCGCGGGAAACTCTGATTTTTCAGAGTTTCCTTGGCTCGCCCGGCGGCACCATCCGGGCCGACGCCGCGTGA
This genomic interval carries:
- a CDS encoding porin family protein, encoding MNLRNSIAGLVAAASLGTGVPTLAEFQVGLYGGYSWNHNSDVDLQQGAATDITHDSVHWDSEPWQMPPYWGVRALYRPMRESRWGLMLDYTHAKTIADRDRAVSVSGTLDGVPVAGELAPSTVYDRLEFTNGLNTMTLNAIYRFPLNSTWTPYVGAGIGVAVPHVEVRKVGGGIDKYGYEIGGMAAQFMAGIEYEISPRWSLFGEYKANWSDIDVDLGDDATLQTQIMTHQLLFGASVNF